In Spirosoma pollinicola, the genomic window TCTTTCCCGGTTGAGAAGGAAACTGGCGGCTGAAGGTTTGCGCAATTTCGGGCGGCACCGCTACGTAGCTGGTGGGGTCCGTTTTATAGTGTCCCATTCGGAATACCGGTTTGTTGGTAGAATCAACTTCCTGTTTGATTAAGAACCCCCGTTGATACAAGGCTGATAGATGCCGCCGGGCCTCAAAAGGCCGTGTTGTACCGGGATCGCCGAATTGTCGAGTGGTGTCGCTTAAAACTTGGCTTCCCCGTTGTTCATTGTACCAGCGTTGAAAGGTTGGCAGCATCTGCTTGAGTAGGATAGTTTCTACGGCTGGCAGCGTTAGACTGGCCACTTGCTGACGAGTTAGACTGGAGAAATCGTTGCCTTGACTGATGGCCCGTAATAGGGCTTGATCGGCCGCGTTGAGACGGGGGCTTATAAGATCATTAGAGGCGGGACGGCTAAAGTAAGTTTGTTCGGACGGTGTTAAGGTATAGTACCGGCCGGGATGGGTTGAGTGTTCACCTTCTTTCAGCCGCACTTGCCCAGATTCAGCTCGTTGCCAGACCAAGCCTAGTTGCGTGGTAATCTGGTAGCGTTGCTGTGCAGTTAAATCCGCTTGTTGCAAAAGTCTTACCAGGTCCTGGCTTACGGTGGATACTGGTTGAGGGATTACTGGTTTGGTTGGTAAGCTGATCTCTTTGTTTGCTTCCGGCGTTGCATTTTTCCCTGCCGTTGATTCCAGTTGAGCCTGTAGCTGAATTTGTACCCTCATGGCTTGCTCCATCACCGAACCCGAACCCGTTGCATAATTGGTCTGACGATGCCACCGGCCAAGCTCTCCCTGCATTAGTGCCGTATTGTTGAGGTCTATTGCCTGGCTCATGGAAACCAGACTGCGCCCCGCCGACGATTGCAAGGTTTGGGTTTGATCCGCTAGCGTGGGTATGGACTCTTTCTGTAATCGACGAGCCAAGGCATCTGGCATGGGAGTAAATCCGTCTGAGCGGGTTAAATAGTGTCCCATTCGATAGGCACCACTGGCTAACGCGTCGATGACAAAACCTCTGGCCTGAAGTTGAGGAAGTAGGGGTTTTTGGTCGTTCAGGTAAGTACTTACCTGATTGGCATAGGATTTATTTAGCCCAACGGCGACATGGTCAAATTGCGGGCCGATGGCCGCTTTGAGGTGAGCTGCCGATACCTGGTAAAAGCTGATTGGGTCGGGGGGCAGTTGTCCACTGGCTAACGCCCCATACAGCAATCGTTCCGGTTTAGTTAGACGACTTCGAAAGGCCAGTGACGGCCCCTGATCCTGTTGTAGCTGTTTTTGAACAGACAAGGGTATAACATAACGTAGCTGTGCGTCTTCCCGGTGGCTCAGCGTACTCTGATTAACCGTAAGTACGAAATCAGCGGCGGCCAGAAACGCCCGTTTACTGGTTGCCGATAGTGGAAGTTCGCTGGCCAGCGAAACGAATTGGCTGGCGGTCTGGCTAAAATAGGCCTCTTCTTTAGACCGGATCTCGGGTAATTGACTTTGTTTATAGGCTTCGAATTGAGTGACTGCCTGCCGGGCGGATTGGGGATTTACCCCTTCCTCTATTAACAAGTCGGTCAGTGGCTCATGGGGAAACTGACGGATGAGTTGGCTCTCAAAAAAGTATGGCTTTTTGCCATCAACGCCTTGCTGCCGTACCTGCTGGTAAAAGTGACTAACACGTCGACGCAGAGCGAGCTCCTGGGAAGTTGGCTCCGTCTTTTGGGTTTGTCCATTTGTCGGCTCGGCGGACTCGGCTGAGCGCTTAGTTCGTGGTGGTAGATCGGTGGTGCTTGAGGAGGATGCCCGAACTCGGTTTTGAAGCGTGTCAAGCCGAACACTCCGGTCAGTGAATGCGGCTCGTTGAGCCAAGCGGGTATAGGCTGGTCCAAGTTCATTTTCATCGTATACATTGCGACTTTTATGATCGACGTACACGTATTGCTGTCCCGTATCGATCACCTGAATTCCGGCGCTTCGTAACTGAGTTTTAAAATCCGCTTCACTCAGTTGGCTGTACGATCCCAGACTGTTGTGAATCCGTTGCCGCGTAGCTTCTTTACCACTGCGGATGCGGGTAGCGTTCTGTTTGAACTTGCGCTCCAGTCGCTCATAGGTCGGTGCAAACGCAAAACGACTGGCTTTGATAGCCGGACCGATCGCTTCCCCCCGTTGATCGTTCGGCCCATTGTGTAACTGAAACGTAATGCCCTGGTAGGGCCTTCCGTCAGCTGCCACGCCACTTAACTGATTCATCTGTATCCGGTGCTGGTGAAGAAACTCGGAAAAGGTCAGCACATTGGAAAAATTATAATCCGTCAGGGCCGTACGAACCACGTTACCGATTGCTTTTTTAGCTTCGGGTTCTTTAAAGATTAAAACTTGTTCGGGTAATAACCCACTCATCAGTACTTGCTTGCCTTGCTTCTCAGCTTCAACCAGGCCGTATTCTTTTTCCAGCGCCTGGCGAATGGCATTACTACGTCGCTGCTGATGGGAATCTGATATGCGATTTCCTTCATGGTCAATCGACACGGAGACAATATGAATATGGGGATGATGGGTGTCTTCGTGACGATACACTAGGTAGGGCTGTTCACCATAGCCTAATCGTTGCATATACTGCTGACCAATTAATTTCAGCTGATCATCACTGAATTGTTCACTCGGATGAAAGGCCAAGGAGGCATGGAAGGTGGGTTTGCTGATACGCGTGTTGGTGGCTACATAACGTTCCAGGACATTGATTTTTTGATGCACAGAAATCGCTTCCCGCTCAAACGTTGTCGAGTTATAGCCGCCAATAAAACGGGCATCTCCGTTGGCAACTTTATGCTCATTGTAAAGAACGGCTCCAGACGGTCTTGCCCCAACATTGATACGAACTACCATGAGATTAATCGGCTAAATGTCCGTACGTAGTTTCCAATTGTGTATAGAGTTGTTTTACCTGTTGAGTGAGCGCTTTCAAGTCGTCAATCAAGGGTTCCTGGCTTTTAAACTCATCACCTAGTTGACTCCATAATTTAAATTGATGGAGTCGCTTGGTTGATTGGTTAAGGTTGTTATTGATCTGTGAAAGCTGGCGTCCTAGATGGTCCAATTTATTCAAATGATATTGCATAACTGGCAGCTGGTCTGGTTGTCCAGAAGTACCCTCTTTTTTAGAACTGGAAGCTTTGGGATTTGAGGCCCGAAAAATTTGCTCTTTAGCGTATTCACTTTTGGAAATTTTTCGACCGGCTATGTAGTGTTTGAACGCCTGCGTAAACGTCTCTGACTCGCCGGTGGTCATGTATACTTTCAGAATAACGTTGGCCTTCAACTGGTCTTCTTTATAAGGACCTGGTGGCTTTTTAGAAACTTGTCGGGGTTTCTTTACCTGTTTTTCTTCTGGCTTGGGTTGAGCTTGGCTGGTTGATTTCATCGGCTTACAGCTAAATAGTCGTGTCAAAATGTAGTTCAGCTTACTGCTTTACGAACCTCGATTGCGAATGGATTACCGAAGCAATTGGGTAAAGACAATACCGACGAATGTGTTAACGAGTCGGTAATTGTCGGTTTTTTAGCCTCGCAGAGCAAGATTCGGTTTTGGGGCCGTTGATTCGACCAAAGGAAGAATTACGGGCCCGTAAACCACATCTTGCTTTCGCAGTGGCGAACCGGTTTTCGGGCGAGAAAAGCCCCCGATGGGCGAAAAAGTGCAAAAACCGGTTTTACCTAAGTTATCCGGTAGAATTTTATAATCATTCAGCATATGGGTGTTTCTAAACAGGGCCACTAATGACTTTGTGCACGGCGAATAACGCTACAAATATCTAATGGAAATAAATATTAAAATACATGTATATTCAAAATATGCGACCGAAAAAAAAATAATTTATAGACTGTAGTGAGAGTTAAAAATAGAGTCTACTATTTTGAATAAAACTAGAAACCACCAAAAAATGTCGAATCCAGCAAATTGGAACGGTGACCGTGATCCAACGGTAGCCGAGGTCTAACGGTAACCGTGACCTAACGGTAGCCGAGGTCCAACGGTAGCCGAGGTCTAACGGTGACCGTGACCTAACGGTAGCCGAGGTCTAACGGTAGCCGAGGTCTAACGGTAGCCGAGGTCTAACGGTGACCGTGGTCCAACGGTGACCGTGGTCCAACGGTGACCGTGGTTCAACGGTAGCCGAGGTCCAACGGTAGCCGTGACCTAACGGTAGCCGTGGTCCAACGGTAGCCGAGGTCCAACGGTAACCGTTAGCCTACTGAGGATGCAGAAAAGGTAGTGAAGCTAAATTTCAATCACAGATGTCCAAAATTTTGGACAAAGGGGTCATGCATTTTCCTGCTATCTGATCATGAGTATCGCACTTTTTAAAGCAATTAAGCCAGCTTTTCACCTATTAAACATTTAACAACTTACAGATTATGCCCAAGCTAGTCAGTTTTGTTCAGCAGAAAGGAGGAACCGGAAAGACAACGATGACGATGTTGACCGCCGGTTATTTCCACGATAATGGTGCTAATATCATTGTTGTGGATACGGATTACCCTCAACTCAGTTTTGTCCGGATACGGCATCGGGATTTACATAATTTGTCCGAGGAAGATGCTCAAAAACGTACGGGGGAAGAGATTTTGCAAGAACAGGGAAAAAAGCTTTACCCAATAATAAGTTCAAATGTTAACGAAAGCGCGACCCAATTAGGTGTTATAAAAACCTCAGCTGAATTCCAATTCGTGTTTTGCGATTTACCTGGTACGTTAAATGTGTCTGGTATACAAAAGGTTTTTAAACTGCTGGATTATATCATCATCCCCTG contains:
- a CDS encoding relaxase/mobilization nuclease domain-containing protein, producing the protein MVVRINVGARPSGAVLYNEHKVANGDARFIGGYNSTTFEREAISVHQKINVLERYVATNTRISKPTFHASLAFHPSEQFSDDQLKLIGQQYMQRLGYGEQPYLVYRHEDTHHPHIHIVSVSIDHEGNRISDSHQQRRSNAIRQALEKEYGLVEAEKQGKQVLMSGLLPEQVLIFKEPEAKKAIGNVVRTALTDYNFSNVLTFSEFLHQHRIQMNQLSGVAADGRPYQGITFQLHNGPNDQRGEAIGPAIKASRFAFAPTYERLERKFKQNATRIRSGKEATRQRIHNSLGSYSQLSEADFKTQLRSAGIQVIDTGQQYVYVDHKSRNVYDENELGPAYTRLAQRAAFTDRSVRLDTLQNRVRASSSSTTDLPPRTKRSAESAEPTNGQTQKTEPTSQELALRRRVSHFYQQVRQQGVDGKKPYFFESQLIRQFPHEPLTDLLIEEGVNPQSARQAVTQFEAYKQSQLPEIRSKEEAYFSQTASQFVSLASELPLSATSKRAFLAAADFVLTVNQSTLSHREDAQLRYVIPLSVQKQLQQDQGPSLAFRSRLTKPERLLYGALASGQLPPDPISFYQVSAAHLKAAIGPQFDHVAVGLNKSYANQVSTYLNDQKPLLPQLQARGFVIDALASGAYRMGHYLTRSDGFTPMPDALARRLQKESIPTLADQTQTLQSSAGRSLVSMSQAIDLNNTALMQGELGRWHRQTNYATGSGSVMEQAMRVQIQLQAQLESTAGKNATPEANKEISLPTKPVIPQPVSTVSQDLVRLLQQADLTAQQRYQITTQLGLVWQRAESGQVRLKEGEHSTHPGRYYTLTPSEQTYFSRPASNDLISPRLNAADQALLRAISQGNDFSSLTRQQVASLTLPAVETILLKQMLPTFQRWYNEQRGSQVLSDTTRQFGDPGTTRPFEARRHLSALYQRGFLIKQEVDSTNKPVFRMGHYKTDPTSYVAVPPEIAQTFSRQFPSQPGKNTYVLEGAWPAPDSVAAQRMRSLARAVDSDVEPGKINLLINRIHDRFPHLSRIREPQLLLDQLVSQPRTNRQPTKEQTSGSQPLLASPQNFALSTSTAMLKQSSSGDTLQYLLDRFENQAPQKGLLDILGESASAIRPKKRRVGEHTPVRRRGRKH
- a CDS encoding ParA family protein; the protein is MPKLVSFVQQKGGTGKTTMTMLTAGYFHDNGANIIVVDTDYPQLSFVRIRHRDLHNLSEEDAQKRTGEEILQEQGKKLYPIISSNVNESATQLGVIKTSAEFQFVFCDLPGTLNVSGIQKVFKLLDYIIIPCELEDKSIIAALETMDVIRGFNPDIPIGFVWTKIKRKHRVAERLEYEAYIKSMHPVHIFQYILYDTVRVSQQLNTLTSQPDTILDFVSELTGLIKGNLVHH